In the Sphingobacterium sp. PCS056 genome, TGCATCCGCTGTGGAGCTTGCCTGAATGTTTGTCCTATTTATCAAAATATTGGAGGACATACTTATGAAACCACCTATCAAGGCCCCATTGGTTCCTTGATATCCCCGCACCTAAGTGGAATGAAAGAGTTCAAGCACTTAAGCTACGCCTCATCGCTCTGCGGTAAATGTACAGAAGTATGCCCTGTTGGCATAGATATTCAGCGCATGCTTTTGTTAAACAGAAGAGATGCTGTGGCAGAAGACTTAGCACCCTCAATGGAGAAAAAGGCCTGGAAAGGATTTACCTATCTCATACAAAGAAGAAAATTGATCGATTTATTCGGAGGAAAGATCAAAAACTTCTTTCTTGGAAAATTTTTCAAAAAGACTTGGGGTAGTAATCGACAATTGCCCAAACTCGCAGATAAATCATTTTCCAAACAGTGGAAAGAGCAACAAAAAAACAAAGATTAATGCAACTTTTGTCGATTCATGACATTGATACGAAGATTTAATCAAAAAAAGATGGTCCGCTCTCACAAGCGGACCACCAAAAGACCAAAAACTAAAATTAAAACTAAAACCTAAAAAACACGTTAACTATTTTTCAAAGACACTTCCTTACTCACTTCTATATTATTTTTACCATCTTTATGATTTCTATCGTTGCGATCACGACGCATTGGGCGATCATCTGATCTACGCATACGATGTTGTTTACGATTCTCAGCAAAAGATTCTTTATACAGTTTTTGTTGGTCAGGACTCAAATTTTTCATCAACTTTTCACGTTGAGCCATACGTTCTTTTTTCATACGCTCCATGGATTCCTTGCGATCCGCGGCGTGCATTTTATCTTTTTTAGCTTGATCCAATTGCAGAGCATAAATTTCCTTGCGCTGTTTATCCGTAAATTTTAATTTTTGATCCATACGATCAGTGCGCAACTGTGCAATTTCTTCTGCGGATTTTTTATCTAACTTAAATTCCTTTTTAGCAAAACGACGACCATCTCGGTTTACGCCCTCTTTAACATTTGATTTTTCTTGTGCAAAACCAGCAAACATAATTCCTGACAGCAACAAACTTAACACTAGCTTTTTCATGATATTTTTCCTTTTAGTACGATAAACATTTATTTCAGTCTGTTTCATTTTTAATATATGATTTTACAGACATTTGTTAAGTAAGATGCCAAAACCACATTAAAGTTTAAATCACCCACTGTTAAATAAAGTTAAACTATCAAGAGCGATCCAATTTATTGTGAGATTGTATTCAAACGAATAGGCAATGTATAAGCAACACGGACCGGACGGCCATTTTGAATTCCAGGTTTCCACTTTTTTGCTTTGCCGAGCAATTCTACAGCAGCCTTTCCTGTTCCATGGGAAACATCACGTTTGATATTGATATCCGTCAACGTACCATCCTTTTCTACAACAAATGAAACTTCCACTACACCGTTTACCCCCTGTTGCAATGCCGATTCAGGATATTGATAATTTTCACCTACCCATTTCATAAAAGCCTTAATACCACCTTGTGGTTGAGGCTGTATTTCTATCGCTTCAAAATCAATTATAGCATCTGAATTTCCATGTATGGCACCCTCTTTATTAGTACCGGTAATACCACCATCACGTTTTACAGTGCCAAACTCCCCTCGAGCAACAGAAGTGCCATTTGCGTTAGCTTTCAAGCTCATCCGTCCAGCCAATTTATTCGTTTTATTAAGCTCGTCTTGCGTCACAACATCTTCAGTCACCATTTGCTTAGGAGCCACTTTAGGCTCAACAAAGCGGACCACTTCCTGCTTAGGTAAATCCAGAGCAACCTGTTGTGGCGCTTTTTCTTGAACAGGAATTGGTTCCTCAACTTTCTCTGGCTCTTGATGTTTCTTTTCTAATTCCTCTAGTACTGACATATCATACTCATTGATGTACTGAGCAACAGGAAGCTCAGCCTTTTTAAAATACCGATTATAGATCCCATTACTACCAACACCAATCGTAACCACAGCTAGGACAATCACTATAGACCAGTTGGTCGCTTTAGTAGATAAATTACGCAATTCAAAAGCGCCATAAGATTGGTTACGTCCTGCAAAAACAACCTCTAACCATTCTCTTTTGTAAATATTCAATTTGGAGTTTAGCATAGCTTTAAAAATTAAGTTTATATTTTAAACTATGATGCACAACAATTAAAATTCCACAAAAATGAAAATTTAATTTTCACAAAATTTACCGTATTTTTAAAAAACAGATAACAAGAAAAATATGATAATAAGAATGAGAACAGCCTTTAATACAGTATTTTTAATAGGTATAATCACCTTAATATTAACAAGTTGCACGCAAGAAAAACCAAAACAAATCAAGCAAGAAAAAAAACAAAGCAATCTCAAAATAGATACTAATCAAGCTTTCATAACTTTTGCTTTTCTCAATGAAACTAAAGATTCTTTAGTTAGTTTGCCCGTCGAAGATGAAAAAATAAAACCAGAACTAGCGACGCATGCGATTATTGAAAATAGGGTCATTCCCATTATTTTTTCGAATACAAAACTAGAAAGTCAAACGTCCAATGGAAGACAAACAAGTCATAATTTCGCAAATAATGGCGGTTCATTTTTCACATTTAAAGAGCCCGTAAAACAAGGAGATTTTGCATTATTAGTCAATCAGGACTTTATTGATCACAACAAAGTCATGCCTTTCATCGAGAAAGACAAAAAGACCGAGGAACCGACAATATCCATATTATCAAAAAAATATAATCGAAAAATAGCAAAAAGTGCTACCATCGCTGAATTAGAGGATCAAGCACAAATCATCTTAACATTATTTGAGGTTAAAAACGATTCAGCACTTGCTGTACTATCTTATCTACATCATGATCAGTTAATCACATTAGATTTTCCAGCGAAATATGATGAGATGAGTACTTGGCGCGTAGATGATGGTGGCATATTTGACTTCGAAAATCTGCAGGTATTATCTGTTTTTCAATCTGATAAATCCATCAAAATAGCAACGGTATTTTGGGGAGCCGAAGGATACAACCTCAATTTGTACGAATCAACAGAAGGAGTTTTTAAAAGTATCGCAGAGGCATATGGTTACAGTGCTCCATTATAAAACAGAAAAGACAAGTTAGTTAACTTGTCTTTTCTTTTTATAGCATTTGTCCCTATTTTACATGTGCATACGCGCCAATGGACCTACATCTTGTCCAACAAAATCTTGAACCAAATATTTTTGATATCCCGCAATAGCAATCATGGCCGCATTATCGGTACAATATTCAAATTTAGGGATAAATACATTCCAACTGTAACGCTCCCCCATTGCAATCAATTCCTTACGCAA is a window encoding:
- a CDS encoding energy transducer TonB, which encodes MLNSKLNIYKREWLEVVFAGRNQSYGAFELRNLSTKATNWSIVIVLAVVTIGVGSNGIYNRYFKKAELPVAQYINEYDMSVLEELEKKHQEPEKVEEPIPVQEKAPQQVALDLPKQEVVRFVEPKVAPKQMVTEDVVTQDELNKTNKLAGRMSLKANANGTSVARGEFGTVKRDGGITGTNKEGAIHGNSDAIIDFEAIEIQPQPQGGIKAFMKWVGENYQYPESALQQGVNGVVEVSFVVEKDGTLTDINIKRDVSHGTGKAAVELLGKAKKWKPGIQNGRPVRVAYTLPIRLNTISQ